One Saccharopolyspora erythraea NRRL 2338 genomic region harbors:
- the gltX gene encoding glutamate--tRNA ligase, producing the protein MSTPEATAEAVSGHEPNRAVRARFCPSPTGTPHVGLVRTALYNWVFARHNQGKLVFRIEDTDASRDSEESYQALLDALRWLGLDWDEGPEVGGEYGPYRQSERRDIYADIARRLLEAGELYESFSTPEEVEARHRAAGRDPKLGYDNADRDLTDEQKAAFRAEGRNAVLRLRMPEHDITFADLVRGEITFPAGSVPDPVLVRGNGDALYTLTNPVDDALMRITHVLRGEDLLSSTPRQIALYDALRRIGVTDFTPEFGHLPFVMGEGNKKLSKRDPQSNLFHHRDRGFLPEGLLNYLALLGWSISEDRDVFTLDEMVEAFEIGRVSSNPARFDQKKADAINSAHLRALAPDDFLERVVPYLVSGGVLPAEPTEEQLATVRAAAPLVQERLIVLSDAVGMMRFLFDGDDFAPDPASAEKALGEDARPVLEAAVSALEALPEWTTEAIEAALKESVVDGLGIKPRKAFAPVRVAVTGRTVSPPLYESMELLGREVSLRRLRAPLG; encoded by the coding sequence ATGAGCACGCCAGAAGCCACCGCAGAAGCAGTCTCGGGCCACGAGCCGAACCGCGCCGTGCGGGCGAGGTTCTGCCCCTCGCCGACGGGCACCCCGCACGTCGGCCTGGTCCGCACCGCCCTCTACAACTGGGTCTTCGCCCGGCACAACCAGGGCAAGCTGGTGTTCCGCATCGAGGACACCGACGCCAGCCGGGACAGCGAGGAGTCCTACCAGGCGCTGCTCGACGCGCTGCGCTGGCTCGGGCTCGACTGGGACGAGGGCCCCGAGGTCGGCGGCGAGTACGGCCCCTACCGGCAGAGCGAGCGGCGCGACATCTACGCCGACATCGCTCGGCGGCTGCTGGAGGCGGGCGAGCTCTACGAGTCGTTCTCCACCCCCGAGGAGGTCGAGGCCCGGCACCGGGCGGCCGGACGCGACCCCAAGCTCGGCTACGACAACGCCGACCGCGACCTCACCGACGAGCAGAAGGCCGCCTTCCGCGCCGAGGGTCGCAACGCGGTGCTGCGCCTGCGGATGCCCGAGCACGACATCACCTTCGCCGACCTGGTCCGCGGGGAGATCACCTTCCCGGCGGGCTCGGTGCCCGACCCGGTGCTGGTGCGGGGCAACGGCGACGCCCTCTACACCCTGACCAACCCGGTCGACGACGCGCTCATGCGCATAACCCACGTGCTGCGCGGCGAGGACCTGCTGTCCTCCACCCCGCGCCAGATCGCGCTCTACGACGCGCTGCGCCGCATCGGCGTCACCGACTTCACCCCCGAGTTCGGCCACCTGCCGTTCGTCATGGGGGAGGGCAACAAGAAGCTCTCCAAGCGCGACCCGCAGTCCAACCTGTTCCACCACCGGGACAGGGGTTTCCTGCCGGAGGGGCTGCTGAACTACCTCGCGCTGCTCGGCTGGTCGATCTCCGAGGACCGCGACGTCTTCACGCTCGACGAGATGGTCGAGGCGTTCGAGATCGGCCGCGTCAGCTCCAACCCCGCCCGCTTCGACCAGAAGAAGGCCGACGCCATCAACTCCGCGCACCTGCGCGCGCTGGCGCCGGACGACTTCCTCGAGCGCGTGGTGCCCTACCTCGTCTCCGGCGGTGTGCTCCCGGCCGAGCCGACCGAGGAGCAGCTCGCCACGGTCCGCGCCGCGGCACCGCTGGTGCAGGAGCGGCTGATCGTGCTCTCCGACGCGGTGGGCATGATGCGGTTCCTGTTCGACGGCGACGACTTCGCCCCGGACCCGGCCTCGGCCGAGAAGGCTCTGGGCGAGGACGCCAGGCCGGTGCTGGAAGCAGCCGTCTCGGCGCTGGAGGCGCTGCCGGAGTGGACCACGGAGGCGATCGAGGCCGCCCTCAAGGAGTCGGTCGTCGACGGCCTCGGCATCAAGCCGCGCAAGGCCTTCGCGCCGGTGCGGGTGGCCGTCACCGGACGCACCGTCTCGCCGCCGCTGTACGAGTCGATGGAACTGCTGGGGCGCGAGGTGTCGCTGCGACGTCTGCGCGCACCGCTGGGCTGA